A genomic region of Kribbella sp. NBC_00382 contains the following coding sequences:
- a CDS encoding ABC transporter ATP-binding protein — protein sequence METHVEHSLSAENLAVGYDHREIIHDLSVRIPTGKISVIVGANACGKSTLLKTLARLLKPSRGTVLLDGKSIQSIPTRSVALKLGLLPQSPTAPEGITVADLVGRGRYPRQGWIRQWTKGDDEAIAAAMTSTDVLEIADRPIDELSGGQRQRVWIAMALAQETDILLLDEPTTFLDLTHQFEVLDLLVDLNKRDQRTIVLVLHDLNQACRFGDHLIAMKDGAIVAEGNPAEVITEQVVQDVFGLAVKVIPDPVAGTPMVVPIGRHTTRTDQPSAGHQLAVNDQPAANEQVAAAENPAAENPAAKALAASAAANGICRPTNR from the coding sequence ATGGAGACACACGTGGAGCACAGTCTGTCCGCGGAGAACCTTGCCGTCGGCTACGACCACCGGGAGATCATCCACGACCTCTCGGTACGGATCCCGACCGGCAAGATCAGCGTGATCGTCGGCGCGAACGCGTGTGGCAAGTCGACCCTGCTGAAGACGCTGGCCCGGCTGCTCAAGCCGAGCCGCGGCACCGTGCTGCTGGACGGCAAGAGCATCCAGTCGATCCCGACCCGGTCCGTGGCGCTGAAGCTCGGGTTGCTGCCGCAGTCGCCGACCGCGCCGGAGGGGATCACCGTCGCCGACCTGGTCGGCCGCGGCCGGTACCCCCGGCAGGGCTGGATTCGCCAGTGGACCAAGGGCGACGACGAGGCGATCGCCGCCGCGATGACCTCGACGGACGTCCTCGAGATCGCCGACCGGCCGATCGACGAACTGTCCGGTGGCCAGCGGCAACGAGTCTGGATCGCGATGGCGCTCGCCCAGGAGACCGACATCCTGCTGCTCGACGAGCCGACCACGTTCCTCGACCTGACGCATCAGTTCGAAGTACTGGATCTGCTCGTCGACCTGAACAAGCGCGACCAGCGGACCATTGTGCTCGTCCTGCACGACCTCAACCAGGCCTGCCGGTTCGGCGACCACCTGATCGCGATGAAGGACGGCGCAATCGTTGCTGAAGGCAACCCGGCCGAGGTGATCACTGAACAGGTCGTCCAAGACGTCTTCGGCCTGGCCGTCAAGGTCATCCCTGACCCGGTCGCCGGCACCCCGATGGTCGTCCCGATCGGCCGCCACACAACGCGCACCGACCAACCCTCGGCCGGCCATCAACTCGCGGTCAACGATCAACCCGCAGCCAACGAGCAGGTCGCGGCCGCGGAGAACCCGGCCGCGGAGAACCCGGCCGCCAAGGCGCTCGCCGCTTCCGCCGCCGCCAACGGGATCTGCCGGCCGACCAACCGCTAG
- a CDS encoding FecCD family ABC transporter permease — protein MASVTADHSPAQVIARARAVRQARNLAVVVVLAVIVFVIFCVSLSLGDFKIPVIDVVKTLFGGGDKATEFIVNRLRLPRALTAILVGAALGISGAIFQSIARNPLASPDIIGVTYGASAFAVFAIVTLSLTGWAVAGFAICGALITSFTMYLLAWRRGVSSYRLILVGIGIGAMATSVTSYLLTKARVEIAQQALIWLTGSLNGRDWSHVRTMAIMLVLSAPITMILVHRLRILQLGDETAYGLGLRVERTRLGLIVVAVLLAAVATAAAGPIGFVAFVAPPIARWLTRSPGPALVASALLGALVVALSDLVAQHALGNTQLPVGVVTGVIGAPYLMFLLARTNRIGSGG, from the coding sequence ATGGCCAGCGTCACCGCGGACCACTCACCCGCCCAGGTCATCGCCCGGGCGCGGGCAGTCCGGCAGGCCCGCAACCTGGCCGTGGTTGTCGTGCTGGCCGTCATCGTGTTCGTCATCTTCTGCGTCTCGCTGTCGCTCGGCGACTTCAAGATCCCCGTCATCGACGTGGTCAAGACGCTCTTCGGCGGCGGCGACAAGGCGACCGAGTTCATCGTCAACCGGCTCCGGCTGCCGCGCGCGCTGACCGCGATCCTGGTCGGGGCGGCGCTCGGCATCTCCGGCGCGATCTTCCAGAGCATCGCTCGCAACCCGCTGGCCAGCCCGGACATCATCGGCGTCACGTACGGTGCCAGCGCGTTCGCCGTCTTCGCGATCGTCACCCTCAGCCTGACCGGCTGGGCGGTGGCCGGCTTCGCGATCTGCGGCGCGCTGATCACCTCGTTCACCATGTACCTGCTCGCCTGGCGGCGAGGGGTGTCGAGCTACCGGCTGATCCTGGTCGGGATCGGGATCGGCGCGATGGCGACCAGCGTCACGTCGTACCTGCTGACCAAGGCCAGGGTCGAGATCGCCCAGCAGGCGCTGATCTGGCTGACCGGCAGCCTGAACGGGCGGGACTGGTCACACGTCCGCACGATGGCGATCATGCTCGTACTGTCCGCGCCGATCACGATGATCCTGGTACACCGGCTGCGCATCCTCCAGCTCGGCGACGAAACGGCGTACGGGCTGGGGCTGCGGGTCGAGCGCACCCGGCTCGGGCTGATCGTGGTCGCTGTCCTGCTGGCCGCGGTCGCGACGGCAGCGGCCGGACCGATCGGTTTCGTCGCCTTCGTCGCGCCGCCGATCGCTCGCTGGCTGACCCGTTCACCGGGCCCGGCGCTGGTCGCGTCAGCGTTGCTCGGCGCGCTCGTGGTGGCGCTGTCCGACCTCGTCGCGCAGCACGCACTGGGGAACACCCAGTTGCCGGTCGGTGTCGTCACCGGGGTGATCGGCGCGCCGTACCTGATGTTCCTCTTGGCCCGGACCAACCGGATCGGAAGTGGTGGCTGA
- a CDS encoding TetR/AcrR family transcriptional regulator — MNTQATPRERLLDAAGELFYRDGVNIGVDALCKAAGVSKKSMYQLFRSKDELIAESLASVGPGYQHALEPGAEDGSTPRERILAVFEKLDRQTGSGDFYGCPFVSTAVELKNPEHPGSVVARHFKQRLTDFFLGELVAAGVDDPEMMAVQLTMAFDGASARAVVRAQALNGVGIKMAAALLDAAGVKAPELASQAR, encoded by the coding sequence ATGAACACCCAGGCGACACCCCGCGAGCGGCTGCTGGACGCGGCGGGCGAACTCTTCTACCGAGACGGCGTCAACATCGGCGTGGACGCGCTCTGCAAGGCGGCCGGCGTCTCGAAGAAGTCGATGTACCAGCTGTTCCGCTCGAAGGACGAGTTGATCGCCGAGAGCCTGGCCAGCGTCGGGCCGGGATACCAGCACGCGCTGGAGCCGGGGGCCGAGGACGGGTCGACCCCGCGCGAGCGGATCCTCGCGGTCTTCGAGAAGCTGGACCGGCAGACCGGCAGCGGCGACTTCTACGGGTGCCCGTTCGTCAGTACGGCGGTCGAGTTGAAGAACCCGGAGCATCCGGGCAGCGTGGTCGCGCGGCACTTCAAGCAGCGGCTGACCGACTTCTTCCTCGGCGAGCTGGTGGCCGCCGGAGTCGACGACCCCGAGATGATGGCGGTCCAGCTGACGATGGCCTTCGACGGCGCGAGCGCCCGGGCCGTCGTCCGGGCCCAGGCGCTCAACGGCGTCGGAATCAAGATGGCTGCCGCGTTGCTCGATGCAGCCGGCGTGAAGGCTCCGGAGCTAGCGAGCCAGGCCCGCTAG
- a CDS encoding siderophore-interacting protein has product MTTVLERPIDFNAVLATVAAVDDLSPHLRRVTFVAPRIADVVTAGPDQRIKVLLSPPDGGELRLPAGDNWYAEWCAEPVEERFIMRTYTVRALRPEVAEVDIEFVLHGVNGPASAWVSSASVGAEIGLILPFAVDTTSTKGLLMSGVDYVPPATSVSRVLVADETALPALAGILEQLPADVQATVFVEVPDIRDIRPLPSPGRVDITWLPHTGAPADTLKSLPEALKSATLPFDVDYAWVAGESAMIKQIRRHLVNTVGLPKSAISFQGYWKRGEPQI; this is encoded by the coding sequence ATGACGACAGTGCTCGAGCGCCCGATCGACTTCAACGCGGTGCTGGCCACCGTGGCGGCTGTCGACGACCTCAGCCCGCACCTGCGCCGGGTGACCTTCGTGGCCCCGCGGATCGCCGACGTGGTCACGGCCGGCCCGGACCAGCGCATCAAGGTGCTGCTCTCCCCGCCCGACGGCGGCGAGCTGCGGCTGCCCGCCGGCGACAACTGGTACGCCGAATGGTGTGCGGAGCCCGTCGAGGAACGATTCATCATGCGCACGTACACCGTGCGCGCGCTCCGTCCCGAGGTGGCTGAGGTCGACATCGAGTTCGTGCTGCATGGGGTGAACGGGCCCGCGTCGGCTTGGGTCAGCTCGGCCTCCGTCGGCGCTGAGATCGGGCTGATCCTGCCGTTCGCTGTCGACACGACGAGCACCAAGGGCCTGCTGATGTCCGGCGTGGATTACGTGCCCCCGGCAACAAGCGTGAGTCGCGTCCTCGTCGCCGACGAAACCGCGTTGCCCGCCCTGGCCGGCATCCTCGAGCAGTTGCCCGCCGACGTACAGGCGACGGTCTTCGTCGAGGTCCCCGACATCCGCGATATCCGCCCGCTCCCGAGCCCCGGCCGCGTAGACATCACCTGGCTCCCCCACACCGGCGCCCCCGCCGACACCCTCAAGTCGTTGCCAGAGGCCCTGAAATCCGCCACCCTCCCCTTCGATGTCGACTACGCGTGGGTGGCCGGCGAATCCGCCATGATCAAACAAATCCGCCGCCACCTCGTCAACACCGTCGGCCTCCCCAAATCCGCCATCTCCTTCCAGGGCTACTGGAAACGCGGCGAACCGCAGATCTGA
- a CDS encoding SDR family oxidoreductase, whose product MTTLEGAVVLVTGGQRGIGKALVDDLLTRGVKKVYATARTPKPSTDPRVVPLPLEITDQASIDALLPQVQDVTVLINNAGGSSPDTYLDVPFEALREIFEINFFGPLNLTRALVPVIERNGGGHIVNAHSALSWVARHGAYSATKAALWLATNSLRLEVLNRGINVTGLHMGYTETDMTTAVTDPKGNPADVAKAALDGIETDAHEVLADDTARWAKAAVAGDLADVYAELKK is encoded by the coding sequence ATGACCACCCTCGAAGGCGCCGTCGTTCTCGTCACCGGCGGCCAGCGCGGTATCGGCAAGGCACTCGTCGACGACCTGCTCACCCGCGGCGTCAAGAAGGTCTACGCCACCGCCCGTACGCCGAAGCCGAGCACCGACCCGCGCGTCGTCCCGCTGCCGCTGGAGATCACCGACCAGGCCTCGATCGACGCCCTGCTGCCGCAGGTCCAGGACGTCACCGTGCTGATCAACAATGCCGGCGGCAGCTCACCGGACACCTACCTGGACGTGCCGTTCGAGGCGCTCCGGGAAATCTTCGAGATCAACTTCTTCGGCCCGCTGAACCTGACCCGCGCCCTCGTCCCGGTGATCGAGCGCAACGGCGGCGGCCACATCGTCAACGCGCACTCGGCCCTGTCCTGGGTCGCGCGTCACGGCGCGTACTCCGCCACCAAGGCCGCCCTCTGGCTGGCGACCAACTCCCTGCGGCTCGAGGTGCTGAACCGCGGCATCAACGTGACCGGCCTGCACATGGGCTACACCGAGACCGACATGACGACCGCCGTGACCGACCCGAAGGGCAACCCGGCCGACGTCGCCAAGGCAGCCCTCGACGGCATCGAGACCGACGCGCACGAAGTACTGGCCGATGACACCGCCCGCTGGGCCAAGGCCGCAGTGGCCGGCGACCTCGCCGACGTCTACGCCGAGCTCAAGAAGTAG
- a CDS encoding alginate lyase family protein, translating into MLTSPAVAASKAEATIQAPLAPATFTHPGVGVSAAQLDFVRAKVNAGAQPWTNAFNQAKNSAYGSLSRAPKARAVVECGPYSNPDIGCRDERGDAIAAYTDALIWYITRDDRYAQKSIQLMDAWSATIKDHTNSNAPLQTAWSASSWPKAAEIIKHVYGNWPNSARFGTMLRNVYLPEIINGSNSNGNWELSMTEAIQGIGVFLEDKTVYDKAISLYRVRVPAFVYLESDGALPKTKPSQNLTTRAQIVAYWQGQGTFVTGLTQETCRDFVHTGYGISAIGHVLETSRIQGIDLYPEFGERLRQALGFQSRWERNLEAVPSWLCGGSVNRGLGPITEVGYNALHTRLGIAMANTQALTESRRPAGTNDLFVAWETLTHAENPS; encoded by the coding sequence ATGTTGACCAGCCCGGCCGTCGCGGCTTCGAAGGCCGAGGCGACGATTCAGGCGCCGCTCGCGCCTGCGACCTTCACGCATCCCGGTGTCGGCGTCAGCGCCGCCCAGCTCGATTTCGTCCGCGCCAAGGTGAACGCCGGAGCGCAGCCCTGGACGAACGCGTTCAACCAGGCCAAGAACAGCGCCTACGGCTCGCTGAGCCGGGCGCCGAAGGCCCGCGCGGTGGTCGAGTGTGGACCGTACTCCAACCCCGACATCGGTTGCCGCGACGAGCGCGGCGATGCGATCGCGGCGTACACGGACGCCCTGATCTGGTACATCACCCGTGACGATCGCTATGCCCAGAAGTCGATCCAGCTGATGGACGCCTGGTCGGCGACGATCAAGGACCACACCAACAGCAACGCGCCGCTGCAGACCGCCTGGTCGGCGTCGTCGTGGCCGAAGGCCGCCGAGATCATCAAGCACGTCTACGGCAACTGGCCGAACTCGGCCCGGTTCGGCACCATGCTGCGCAACGTCTACCTGCCCGAGATCATCAACGGCTCGAACTCCAACGGCAACTGGGAGTTGAGCATGACCGAGGCGATCCAGGGCATCGGCGTGTTCCTCGAGGACAAGACCGTCTACGACAAGGCGATCTCGCTGTACCGGGTCCGGGTGCCTGCCTTCGTGTACCTGGAGTCCGACGGCGCGCTGCCGAAGACCAAGCCGAGCCAGAACCTCACCACCCGCGCCCAGATCGTCGCCTACTGGCAAGGCCAGGGCACCTTCGTCACCGGGCTGACCCAGGAGACCTGCCGCGACTTCGTCCACACCGGGTACGGCATCTCCGCGATCGGGCACGTGCTGGAGACGTCCCGGATCCAGGGCATCGACCTGTACCCCGAGTTCGGTGAGCGGCTGCGTCAGGCCCTCGGCTTCCAGTCCCGCTGGGAGCGCAACCTCGAGGCAGTACCGTCCTGGCTCTGCGGTGGCAGCGTCAACCGCGGCCTCGGCCCGATCACCGAGGTCGGCTACAACGCTCTGCACACCCGCCTGGGCATCGCGATGGCGAACACCCAGGCGTTGACCGAGTCGCGCCGCCCAGCCGGCACCAACGACCTCTTCGTAGCCTGGGAAACCCTCACTCACGCGGAGAACCCGAGCTGA
- a CDS encoding glycoside hydrolase family 88 protein: MKRRHFLSLGTAVMAAPALPSVTATAATAAPPSDILPSRAQIITLVRRVADQWIATHADSGDNGWARATFFSGLMAAYRLTNEKRYLDYTRSWAEKHSYGIMGGVTTRHADNHTAIQPYLDLYEIEPSANKLTAATDTLSRMVASSKVDDWWWDDALHMAMPPFARIGKLRGDPAYWAKLYQLYQDTKTRRGLYVPSSGLWYRDDRFLPGKIVSPNGKPVLWSRGNGWVAAGHVKTLKALPATQGNVAEYRSTLTQLVGALKPIQRTDGFWNVNLADPQHLPGPETSGTAFFTYATAYAIKTGLVTASGYQSTAARAWNGMVATAVHTDGFLGYVQKVGDRPESSQPITYDSTADFGVGGFLLAGSELAGLAR, from the coding sequence ATGAAACGACGCCACTTCCTGAGCCTCGGAACCGCCGTCATGGCCGCCCCGGCACTACCCTCCGTCACCGCAACCGCTGCTACCGCCGCACCACCTTCGGACATCCTTCCGAGCCGTGCGCAGATCATCACCCTGGTCCGCCGGGTCGCCGATCAATGGATCGCCACCCACGCCGATTCCGGTGACAACGGCTGGGCCCGCGCGACCTTCTTCAGCGGCCTGATGGCCGCCTATCGGCTGACCAACGAGAAGCGCTATCTCGACTACACCCGCAGCTGGGCCGAGAAGCATTCCTACGGAATCATGGGCGGAGTCACCACCCGGCACGCCGACAACCACACGGCCATCCAGCCGTACCTGGATCTCTACGAAATAGAGCCCTCCGCCAACAAGTTGACCGCGGCAACGGACACCTTGAGCCGAATGGTTGCCAGCAGCAAGGTCGACGACTGGTGGTGGGACGACGCACTGCACATGGCGATGCCGCCATTCGCCCGGATCGGCAAGCTGCGTGGCGATCCGGCGTACTGGGCGAAGCTCTACCAGCTCTATCAGGACACCAAGACCAGGCGAGGTCTGTACGTCCCCTCGAGCGGACTCTGGTACCGCGACGACCGATTCCTGCCCGGCAAGATCGTCTCGCCGAACGGCAAGCCGGTGCTCTGGTCGCGTGGCAACGGCTGGGTCGCCGCCGGGCACGTGAAGACGCTGAAGGCATTGCCCGCGACCCAGGGAAATGTCGCCGAGTACCGCAGCACGCTGACGCAACTGGTGGGTGCGTTGAAGCCGATCCAGCGGACCGACGGATTCTGGAACGTCAATCTCGCCGACCCGCAACATCTGCCCGGCCCGGAGACCAGCGGCACGGCATTCTTCACCTACGCGACCGCATATGCGATCAAAACCGGTTTGGTGACAGCCAGTGGCTATCAATCGACCGCGGCCCGCGCCTGGAACGGAATGGTCGCGACCGCCGTCCATACCGACGGATTCCTCGGCTATGTCCAGAAGGTCGGCGACAGGCCGGAATCCAGCCAGCCGATCACCTACGACTCCACCGCCGACTTCGGCGTCGGCGGTTTCCTGCTCGCCGGCTCCGAACTAGCGGGCCTGGCTCGCTAG
- a CDS encoding DJ-1/PfpI family protein, which translates to MRIELLVFDGVDEMDVMGPFEVWSHASRRPEFELALVGLDGPAEITGLHGLQFKAPEGLGTPDALFVPGGGWMNRADRGSWAQRAVLAPRIAEVAPHTQWIASVCTGSMLLAEAGLVKGRPATTNRGAWHELETFGADVKQDRVVDDGNLITAGGITAGIDLALHIVEREISLEVADGIAATMEYARVRDVYKS; encoded by the coding sequence ATGCGAATCGAGCTCCTGGTCTTCGACGGTGTGGACGAGATGGACGTGATGGGCCCGTTCGAGGTCTGGAGCCACGCCTCCCGCCGGCCCGAATTCGAGCTGGCACTGGTCGGCCTCGACGGCCCCGCCGAGATCACCGGCCTCCACGGCCTGCAGTTCAAGGCACCAGAAGGACTCGGCACCCCCGACGCCCTCTTCGTTCCCGGCGGCGGCTGGATGAACCGCGCCGACCGCGGCTCCTGGGCCCAACGCGCTGTACTGGCCCCAAGGATCGCCGAGGTCGCGCCACACACCCAGTGGATCGCCTCCGTCTGTACCGGCTCGATGCTCCTAGCCGAGGCCGGCCTGGTAAAAGGCCGCCCCGCCACCACCAACCGCGGCGCCTGGCACGAACTCGAAACCTTCGGCGCCGACGTCAAACAAGACCGAGTGGTCGACGACGGCAACCTCATCACCGCCGGCGGCATCACGGCCGGCATCGACCTGGCCCTGCACATCGTCGAGCGTGAAATCTCGCTCGAGGTGGCCGACGGTATCGCGGCGACGATGGAGTACGCCCGGGTCCGGGACGTGTACAAGAGCTGA
- a CDS encoding SAM-dependent methyltransferase, giving the protein MIDVVAVTRPEDVVVDFLSVLDPGSGREVHLVIADRGAYLKLPAGVPLAGRLAPLADLLQTSGEGAKPFSPGSAADAIALETGDVAATVWTHSPADTRSSRGRWALDLASAVRRAPVRHAVGDGHWFQWKSDLDVRLERPLIDAKLDFVNTHCADLLLLDEADENALLTRRIHAVERFFDADADERARLFALMGSMSSDAAIVPDPWEFATSAYELERLDATASWVRQHLDPAAGQVIEVGACEGALTRRLLADGYSVEATEPNPIFLARLHENVEGDVRIHPHSFEQLTTTRRLTGSAYLLIEMLYYGQDLTLLDRFPTDRLFVSMDPDVLAQQVWPPAWSVEQELTLAAPRVETVVNGRAYLRKRGSRGILLRRR; this is encoded by the coding sequence ATGATTGATGTCGTTGCGGTGACGCGTCCCGAGGACGTCGTGGTGGACTTCCTCTCCGTTCTCGATCCAGGCTCCGGCCGCGAGGTGCATCTGGTCATCGCCGACCGTGGCGCCTATCTGAAGCTGCCGGCGGGAGTCCCGCTCGCCGGCCGTCTGGCGCCACTGGCCGACCTGCTGCAGACGTCCGGCGAGGGCGCGAAGCCGTTCTCGCCGGGCAGCGCCGCCGACGCGATCGCACTCGAGACCGGCGACGTCGCGGCGACTGTCTGGACGCACTCCCCCGCCGACACCCGGTCAAGCCGTGGGCGGTGGGCGCTCGATCTGGCTTCCGCGGTACGGCGTGCGCCGGTGCGGCATGCGGTGGGCGACGGCCATTGGTTCCAGTGGAAGTCCGATCTCGACGTACGGCTCGAGCGGCCGCTCATCGACGCCAAGCTCGACTTCGTCAACACGCATTGCGCCGACCTGCTCCTCTTGGATGAGGCGGACGAGAACGCCTTGTTGACGCGTCGGATCCACGCGGTCGAGCGGTTCTTCGACGCGGACGCCGACGAGCGCGCCCGGTTGTTCGCGTTGATGGGCAGCATGAGTTCGGACGCGGCGATCGTGCCGGATCCGTGGGAGTTCGCGACTTCGGCGTACGAGCTCGAGCGACTGGACGCGACGGCCTCCTGGGTTCGCCAGCACCTCGATCCCGCCGCCGGCCAGGTCATCGAGGTAGGCGCCTGCGAAGGCGCGCTGACGCGACGTCTCCTGGCCGACGGCTACTCCGTCGAGGCGACCGAGCCCAACCCGATCTTCCTTGCCCGCCTGCACGAAAACGTCGAGGGCGACGTCCGCATCCACCCGCACAGCTTCGAGCAGCTGACGACAACGCGGCGGCTGACAGGTTCGGCGTACCTGCTGATCGAGATGCTGTACTACGGCCAGGACCTGACCCTGCTCGACCGCTTCCCCACCGACCGCCTGTTCGTATCGATGGACCCCGACGTCCTGGCCCAGCAGGTCTGGCCGCCCGCATGGTCAGTGGAACAAGAGCTCACCCTCGCGGCACCACGGGTCGAGACGGTCGTCAACGGACGCGCCTACCTCCGCAAACGAGGCAGCCGCGGAATCCTCTTACGCAGAAGGTGA
- a CDS encoding FecCD family ABC transporter permease has product MPPPAANDTVVPATVSAGRVVTDGQRRPRARRTTLIIGLIVCVALLVLVSLLSIAVGSKQIPLSTVIDALRHYDAGNTDHVIIRSLRVPRTAIGLMVGAALGLSGALMQGVTRNPLADPGILGVNGGAALFVVAGIYWFGLTSLTSYVWLAFAGAAAASVAVYLLGSLGREGATPVKLALAGAALTAMLGSLTTALLIGDVDTFDQFRFWAVGSLAGRGSDIAGQVAPFILIGIVLALVSGRVLNALSLGDDVARSLGQRVGMARIFTAITVVLLCGAATAAAGPIGFIGLTIPHVARLVTGPDYRWILPYSMLLAPILLLGSDVIGRVVAQPGELQVGIVTAVIGAPFFIALVRRRKLADL; this is encoded by the coding sequence ATGCCCCCGCCCGCAGCAAACGACACGGTCGTCCCCGCCACGGTCTCTGCCGGCCGTGTGGTGACTGACGGTCAGCGGCGCCCGCGCGCCCGGCGTACGACGTTGATCATCGGTTTGATCGTCTGCGTCGCGCTGCTGGTACTGGTCTCGCTGCTCAGCATCGCCGTCGGCTCGAAGCAGATCCCGCTGTCGACCGTGATCGACGCCCTGCGCCACTACGACGCTGGCAACACCGACCACGTGATCATCCGCTCGTTGCGGGTGCCCAGGACCGCGATCGGGCTGATGGTCGGCGCGGCGCTCGGCCTGTCCGGCGCGCTGATGCAGGGCGTGACCCGCAACCCGCTCGCCGACCCGGGCATCCTCGGCGTCAACGGCGGCGCGGCCCTCTTCGTGGTCGCCGGCATCTACTGGTTCGGGCTGACCTCGCTGACTTCGTACGTCTGGCTCGCCTTCGCTGGCGCGGCCGCCGCCTCCGTGGCGGTCTATCTCCTCGGCTCCCTCGGGCGAGAAGGCGCGACCCCGGTGAAGCTGGCGCTGGCTGGCGCGGCATTGACCGCGATGCTCGGCTCGCTCACGACCGCGCTGCTGATCGGCGACGTCGACACCTTCGACCAGTTCCGGTTCTGGGCAGTCGGTTCGCTGGCCGGCCGCGGCTCGGACATCGCCGGCCAGGTCGCGCCGTTCATCCTGATCGGCATCGTGCTGGCGCTGGTCTCCGGCCGCGTCCTGAACGCCCTCTCGCTCGGCGACGACGTGGCCCGCTCGCTCGGCCAGCGGGTCGGCATGGCCCGGATCTTCACCGCGATCACCGTCGTACTTCTCTGCGGCGCGGCAACAGCCGCCGCGGGACCGATCGGTTTCATCGGCCTGACCATCCCGCACGTGGCCCGCCTCGTCACCGGGCCGGACTACCGCTGGATCCTCCCGTACTCGATGCTGCTCGCCCCGATCCTGCTGCTCGGCTCGGACGTGATCGGCCGGGTCGTCGCCCAGCCCGGCGAGCTCCAGGTCGGCATCGTCACCGCCGTGATCGGCGCTCCCTTCTTCATCGCCCTGGTACGCCGCCGCAAGCTGGCGGACCTCTGA